Genomic DNA from Echeneis naucrates chromosome 23, fEcheNa1.1, whole genome shotgun sequence:
GACGTTTGTCACAGTGATGGAGTACAACTTCACCATGTCGCTGACGTAACGATGCACCTACGAGCAAACACAGGAACCCGTGCTGAGGCTGACGTGCCATCGTTGAATTTATATCTGCACATTCCAACCAAGCTGCATACAATCGTTTATTTTCATATGCTTCAAACAACAAGATGAACGAGAATGACTTGATTATTCAAATCTGCAGGAGGATTTAATCACTCACGTCTAGAACACGGTTGGTCCTCTGGAAGGCCCATGTGAATGTGACGGGGGCGTCCCTGGTCATGCTGTGGGAGTACGACTGTTTCTCCTTGTTGCCTTCCCAGGACTCCAGCGCTGTGGTGCTCTTCCTGTTCACATCCTGCAAGGGGCGTCACAGTTATTTGGGAAAACCTAATCTGGGTGACAGAATAACACCTTGAACTGAACCTCAGTCAGACATCAGCACTGTTCTGGCCTGCTGGTGAAAATAATTATCTAATAGCTACACGCTGCTCCAAACCAAAAGTGTCACCCCACAATGATGTCACCTGCGTGTTGTTTTGAAcactccagtttgtaatttagGCACACACCATCATGAAGTAGAGCTCACAGTCGGCAGAGCAGATGGTCTCGAACACAAAGGTTATCCGGCCAAACTCGCTACCAGTCATCCCTGAAAGCGAGGCTGGGACCCtgccataaaaaataaaaacagaacaaaacacaaacacaaacaatagatgagtacacacacagagcgtgTTATCGGAGTGTGTTTTAGCAGCGGAGTGCGTACTTGAAGCCGGGCACATGCAGGCTGAGGATCAGGTAGTCGTTGTCTGAGCTGCCTGCTCCGCTCCGGATGTGGTCGCCTGCTACCTCCCACCCTGAggacacaaaataacacaacacaccacagaTGTTGATGTCATGTAAATTTAATGACCCTTTTTATTCAACAGTTGGATCGTGTTAATTATTAAAAGTGCAGCTGTTGAATGTTGtagctctttttttgtttgtttgttttacacattgAAGCTCACACTCATTCTGAGTTCCTCACCGTTCATGTCGTCACATTTGGAGTTGCCCACGTTGAAACAGGAAGTCTTCATGTTGGAGGGCAGCACGTTCCACCATTTATACTCGTAACCTAACACGGGCTCCGTGCCTGCAGGACACTTGACACACTctacaacacacagacacacacaaaaaaaggcttACAATATACAATTTTCCTCCCTCCTAGAACATTTCCGTCTTTTCAAGACGGGATTAGTCAACTTTTGGGACAAACATTTAGATTGGAGGAGAGGAGATCGCAGCAGGAAGCCATAAGTGACTCGATTTAAATGTCAAATCACAGAAAAGGTGCCACTATTTTTTACGACATGActtcatttctgcattttattttcacaaaaaaaacttcaataaaACTACGATAACGCAATTTTTGTTCGGTCTTATATGTAAAAAGACTCTCCCTTATGCCTCTGTGAGCTGTAGGTATGAGATGATTTGGACATTTCACTGGCTCCAGGTGTGAGCAGGTTTACCATTAGTGCCGTCAGAGTGAGTTCCAGATGGGCAGGGCAAACAGGTGGAGTCGTTGCTGGTGTAGTAGCCGGGGTTGCAGGGGGGGCAGGGCTCTCTCTGCCCCACTGCAGGCAGCTCCACTGACCCCGTGATGTTCTCCACGCAAATCTTTGGCTCCACCCAGCGATACAACACCTGCGTCTGTAACCGACAAAGCCACAGAGGATTACAGATCGAAATAAGAAAGTATAAATTCTAATCAGCGATAGAGGGACGTGTTTCCTTTCTGCTCTTCCACCATCGTCACTCTTACTCAGCTCTTCCATCAGAACAAGCAGAGGTCGTAGACAAAGAACAGGGTTGTTGATTTTGGATCAGGTGACATGCAAAGCGCTCACTAAGTGAttcatctctctccttctcttcgcACTTGCAGTGGATGAGACACTGATCATCCCTAACTGGTCTATAATGAGCATCAATACTTCTGCTTCCTCTAAACCCcccctttgtgtttgtgtgtctgagacgTGAACCGTGTGGACGCCGCTGACCTTCCCCTCGCTGTCGCAGGCTGTGTGGATCTGGAAGTAGTCCTTCTCCGAGCAGGGCAGCCTCACTCTGCATTCTGCCCATCCCTCATCTGAGAGAGGAGTCTGTGTGAGTGCAAATGAGCGAGACAACGGCCCTGAAGACGTGCGGCTGTCATTCAGATGTACGTACATGAGTATTGGTGTTCTGGGCACGGCGTGCAGGAGGACGACCCCTTCACAGAGTAAGTGTTGCTGGGACACGGCTGGCAGGATGAAGAGCCGGCGCTCGAACTGAACCAGCCGGGTCGGCAGGGAAAACACTCCGAAGTGTAAGCTACCCCTGAACACACCAAGGGGAGAGGTATTTTTCCAAATATCAAACATTTATAGTTCAGCTCTCGAAGGTCTTCATCGAGCTCTACCTTCTATCTGGATGTTCTTGATCAGCACAGGTTTGACCTTCTTCCCTCCCACCAGGATGCCCGTGGTTCTCCAGTTTAAGATGTTCATGCCAGATTTGAGACTCACCTGAAGCAAaaatgcgcgcgcacacacacacacacataatgctgttaatgaaaacacacacacacacgtgtgcacagGGCAGAAATCACATCCTCACCGTGTGTGTGTCCCAATCTCCACTGCTGGTGATCCACTTCTGGTCATCACTCTGGTCCATCTCCTGACACTGCTCATTCCGGACCTGAACATTGttatcatccaaaaaaaaaatattttccaagtAGAAGATACAAACATCTGCTGATTCATTTCATATGAAATCACTTTACATGAATTTTTGAAGGAGTGTGCTTTGACTAAACTACATTTAGAGGATCTTTTAAGGAAATGTGTTGTGTGAAAAGgctcaaaatattattttaaaattttcataaCTAATgtacacacaacagaaaaaaaaaataaaaaataaataaattatacataAATGGGGAAACAGTTCTTACATAGAACTcaaagaagatgttgttgtcgGGGTACTGGTAGGTGAAAGATACAGAGCCTTGTTTCTCCAGGTGGACAGCGTAAACCAGAGACACCGTGCACTCGTCCCGGTTCGACTCCAGGTACACGCCCTGTGGCGTCCACGACGAGCTGcgacaacagcagcaaaaacacacggtgagaaaaacagcaacaacaagacGGCAGTTTCTGTGCAGCATCTGTGTCACCTGTTACAGGCCTGAACTTCCTCTCCATTGGGCCCGGGGTCCAAGAAGCTGGCCAGGCTGGTGAAGCCTGCTGGGATGGTGTCCCATTGGTCAAAACGGAGGCCGCTGCCCAGAGAATAGGAGCCGGCTGCACACGGGGTGCACTTCTGTGTGGACATTTCTAGAAATTGCCCAGCTGGACAGGAGAAAGCTGCGacacagggaggaagagagtgTGGTATTTACATGtgaatacacagaaacacacacgcacacacactggcagTACTCACAGCAGTCTGCTCCTCTGGTTGGAGGTGGAAGGTCTGAGCAGGAGCCTGGATTCAGAGGGATGGCGACTCTCCATCGTGAGCCTGTGCTGTCGCACTCCGTGTACTGGTAGTGGTAATCTGCCtgcaaacgcacacaaacacacacaaaaatacaaaaatcaaaACGGCATCATTGTCGTACCTCAACAACTATTGGATGGACTGACGTTAAGCGTGGCTATCTCCGGTTTGCCAGCAAATGCAGTTCCTCTTGTCACTTAATGTCATGAGACAACTGTTTTGATTCCATGTAAAAGGCATATTAGAGATGGAGAGGTAAAAGTGAGGCCTGACCTCAGTAACCGTGGAAACCAACCGTCTGCCCGAGCACTAATGGACCATTAAGAGCAGCAGATCGCCACTGCAGTGGCTTCTTTCCAAGGACTGATGGTTGTGACATGACGCTCATCATCTGAACTGACTGATAATTGATTCAGAGCAGCGAGTTCTTTCAACCTACATCGGAACGACAACTACATGAGATGACAGTAAAGAGCGTGCCCAAGGCCTAACAACAGTGAATTACACCTAATTAAACTAATAGATTACAGGTGGCCCCAATCTGTTTTATCCCCAATTGCCaaatttctcattcattttaaaaattaaaatctctgggcttttttttttttctttttcctggtATTTCTCTCATTTTGCTTAGCTAAGCTAACAGAGCACCATACTGGAAAGACGGCTGAGGAAAATTATTTCAGGAAACATCAACAGTAACACCTTCACGACCTGGATGAATCCTCACAGATACATCACAGTTTCCCACTGTGGCGCAGACTCTTTCCTTTCTGGATTTAGGAGATTTCAGCCACTCTCTTCAGATCTTCAGATCCCTTCACCTTCGCTGATATTTTAGGTCCGTCTTGCAGCCAAAGCTTGTTTCAGATCCACCCACAGACTCTGAATGATGTTCAGGTCAGGACACTGTGAGTCTGTTTCTTCAAGGAGGATGACGAGTTTTGTTTTGGATCTTTTATACTTTCTTGGTTGTCTATC
This window encodes:
- the LOC115037113 gene encoding UPF0577 protein KIAA1324-like isoform X1, with amino-acid sequence MREQVRASWFPRCLLFTITALTSSASAAGDLRPCEEADYHYQYTECDSTGSRWRVAIPLNPGSCSDLPPPTRGADCSFSCPAGQFLEMSTQKCTPCAAGSYSLGSGLRFDQWDTIPAGFTSLASFLDPGPNGEEVQACNSSSWTPQGVYLESNRDECTVSLVYAVHLEKQGSVSFTYQYPDNNIFFEFYVRNEQCQEMDQSDDQKWITSSGDWDTHTVSLKSGMNILNWRTTGILVGGKKVKPVLIKNIQIEGVAYTSECFPCRPGWFSSSAGSSSCQPCPSNTYSVKGSSSCTPCPEHQYSYEGWAECRVRLPCSEKDYFQIHTACDSEGKTQVLYRWVEPKICVENITGSVELPAVGQREPCPPCNPGYYTSNDSTCLPCPSGTHSDGTNECVKCPAGTEPVLGYEYKWWNVLPSNMKTSCFNVGNSKCDDMNGWEVAGDHIRSGAGSSDNDYLILSLHVPGFKVPASLSGMTGSEFGRITFVFETICSADCELYFMMDVNRKSTTALESWEGNKEKQSYSHSMTRDAPVTFTWAFQRTNRVLDVHRYVSDMVKLYSITVTNVLDGVASACRACALIPQNSLQVGSSCVPCPAGFYIDRATNRCQECPPNTYLAGRHTYGQDACVACGPGSINNKEHSRCYSNCSFSHTENNRTMTFDLSPLCGVASMIVGPSFTSKGTKYLHLFNISLCGLEGSKAAVCTDNVTAVSSKDDQSDSAQFVNSVSSLICQSTIIPMDGRGFRMAISFQSTSLADTFIGATVDTVLNGMNAQPDLFPENSGDVPDINFFYRSNQATASCDQGRSSVITVRCNPEKSERGELSAPSFCPAGTCNGCTFHFLWESASACPRCTEDDYHQIEGACMGGIQETLYMWNEPKFCTKGVALPPRSSSPCEAIALWLKVGVGGGAFVAVLLISLTCYFWKKNKRLEYKYHRLVMSTNKECELPAADSCALAEGEEPDDDVVYTQKPTLLGKLRAIASKYEDGESSESVQLNSSQSDRWVLG
- the LOC115037113 gene encoding UPF0577 protein KIAA1324-like isoform X3: MSTQKCTPCAAGSYSLGSGLRFDQWDTIPAGFTSLASFLDPGPNGEEVQACNSSSWTPQGVYLESNRDECTVSLVYAVHLEKQGSVSFTYQYPDNNIFFEFYVRNEQCQEMDQSDDQKWITSSGDWDTHTVSLKSGMNILNWRTTGILVGGKKVKPVLIKNIQIEGVAYTSECFPCRPGWFSSSAGSSSCQPCPSNTYSVKGSSSCTPCPEHQYSYEGWAECRVRLPCSEKDYFQIHTACDSEGKTQVLYRWVEPKICVENITGSVELPAVGQREPCPPCNPGYYTSNDSTCLPCPSGTHSDGTNECVKCPAGTEPVLGYEYKWWNVLPSNMKTSCFNVGNSKCDDMNGWEVAGDHIRSGAGSSDNDYLILSLHVPGFKVPASLSGMTGSEFGRITFVFETICSADCELYFMMDVNRKSTTALESWEGNKEKQSYSHSMTRDAPVTFTWAFQRTNRVLDVHRYVSDMVKLYSITVTNVLDGVASACRACALIPQNSLQVGSSCVPCPAGFYIDRATNRCQECPPNTYLAGRHTYGQDACVACGPGSINNKEHSRCYSNCSFSHTENNRTMTFDLSPLCGVASMIVGPSFTSKGTKYLHLFNISLCGLEGSKAAVCTDNVTAVSSKDDQSDSAQFVNSVSSLICQSTIIPMDGRGFRMAISFQSTSLADTFIGATVDTVLNGMNAQPDLFPENSGDVPDINFFYRSNQATASCDQGRSSVITVRCNPEKSERGELSAPSFCPAGTCNGCTFHFLWESASACPRCTEDDYHQIEGACMGGIQETLYMWNEPKFCTKGVALPPRSSSPCEAIALWLKVGVGGGAFVAVLLISLTCYFWKKNKRLEYKYHRLVMSTNKECELPAADSCALAEGEEPDDDVVYTQKPTLLGKLRAIASKYEDGESSESVQLNSSQSDRWVLG
- the LOC115037113 gene encoding UPF0577 protein KIAA1324-like isoform X2, coding for MTTPQADYHYQYTECDSTGSRWRVAIPLNPGSCSDLPPPTRGADCSFSCPAGQFLEMSTQKCTPCAAGSYSLGSGLRFDQWDTIPAGFTSLASFLDPGPNGEEVQACNSSSWTPQGVYLESNRDECTVSLVYAVHLEKQGSVSFTYQYPDNNIFFEFYVRNEQCQEMDQSDDQKWITSSGDWDTHTVSLKSGMNILNWRTTGILVGGKKVKPVLIKNIQIEGVAYTSECFPCRPGWFSSSAGSSSCQPCPSNTYSVKGSSSCTPCPEHQYSYEGWAECRVRLPCSEKDYFQIHTACDSEGKTQVLYRWVEPKICVENITGSVELPAVGQREPCPPCNPGYYTSNDSTCLPCPSGTHSDGTNECVKCPAGTEPVLGYEYKWWNVLPSNMKTSCFNVGNSKCDDMNGWEVAGDHIRSGAGSSDNDYLILSLHVPGFKVPASLSGMTGSEFGRITFVFETICSADCELYFMMDVNRKSTTALESWEGNKEKQSYSHSMTRDAPVTFTWAFQRTNRVLDVHRYVSDMVKLYSITVTNVLDGVASACRACALIPQNSLQVGSSCVPCPAGFYIDRATNRCQECPPNTYLAGRHTYGQDACVACGPGSINNKEHSRCYSNCSFSHTENNRTMTFDLSPLCGVASMIVGPSFTSKGTKYLHLFNISLCGLEGSKAAVCTDNVTAVSSKDDQSDSAQFVNSVSSLICQSTIIPMDGRGFRMAISFQSTSLADTFIGATVDTVLNGMNAQPDLFPENSGDVPDINFFYRSNQATASCDQGRSSVITVRCNPEKSERGELSAPSFCPAGTCNGCTFHFLWESASACPRCTEDDYHQIEGACMGGIQETLYMWNEPKFCTKGVALPPRSSSPCEAIALWLKVGVGGGAFVAVLLISLTCYFWKKNKRLEYKYHRLVMSTNKECELPAADSCALAEGEEPDDDVVYTQKPTLLGKLRAIASKYEDGESSESVQLNSSQSDRWVLG